A part of Planococcus sp. MB-3u-03 genomic DNA contains:
- a CDS encoding ATP-binding protein: protein MGYSKRKINSALFFFLVCCMALSGAGMNTSADSGNLLVLDDSQQEVAAGSRLSVLEDESGNLQIEDIQQPPHAWNFMPASNNSMNIGFSSSVYWLMLEVENMAHAEKEWLLELGSSGVDQVSLYTDDGEGGFTVEQAGQEIGSEIIHRTAVFPIAPPAGESAVYWMRVESSAPIQLPVTVWDREAFESQTRQQVAFVGVLGGLGLMFLFYYIHRFTVIRQRAYLYFVIYAITAFFLFSSAAGLSLDVIWPELDLWNGHSVFFMVGLAALSVTLLTEGLLNTKRHLPETDRMIKSLLIFNAVVLTTLFISLEWARLLVVLALSSTLAVSLLLAAYGMKRGLVHARYYAVSLIFFSVAAALNAFYVSGILPITMAAQGLIFFLGIFAVLFAALALRDKEKIREQERLQRERNSTERQRIEIERLRQVNERKDELLAITSHSLRTPLYGMVGIAESLQESSYSKMPHSVIQQLETISESGKKLARMINETLDFSGPKHHMLSLHLEKVKLPAIADSVIRLCTPLLKSSEVNLKHTIPADFPEVIADPERVRQVLYNLVGNAVEHTDSGEIIITAKIIKKQVAITVKDTGSGMEEQQLDSLFDPIGTSTTPHLGIGMGLKITKRLVEMQGGWLKAESAIGKGSSFTFTLPLTEEQELETVSPTEIRELTASQLADSLIKEKNVKKGLRILVVEAEEVNRLMLVHQLKGEGYKAEGVSCGEEALVHLENRPADLVILDDELPDMAGDELCRRIRVNATLTELPILMLSDKEGVREKTNAFSAGANDYLVKPCDVEEFLMRVETLATLRSMTQEITNLNFFLERNVKERTMALEITNMNLLTVNDEIQEVEKSRNEMLSAISHELGTPITLIHSYIQAVKESLIEENNPRYLDMIHKKLLLLERLTEDLVELSKYKSGNMTLRFAELKLDEWLERIAASMEADLAQSGRRFRFERPSGKERPADWRLLVDVDRVDQVFSNLLWNAVKHTSPEEGRITLSASIRASANILDETEADGELIIRVEDNGCGIQKEALPHIFDRFFKIDESIHYKGSGLGLAIAKEIIQSHKGEIWAESEEGAGSTFIIALPLRY from the coding sequence ATGGGTTATTCCAAGAGAAAGATAAACTCAGCTCTATTCTTTTTTCTCGTATGCTGCATGGCGCTTTCGGGTGCCGGCATGAATACTTCGGCCGATTCCGGCAATCTGCTCGTGCTGGATGATTCCCAGCAAGAAGTTGCTGCGGGCAGCCGGCTTTCTGTTCTGGAAGATGAATCAGGAAATCTGCAAATTGAAGATATCCAACAGCCGCCTCATGCTTGGAATTTTATGCCTGCTAGCAATAACTCGATGAATATCGGTTTTAGCTCATCAGTGTATTGGCTAATGCTGGAAGTTGAAAACATGGCTCATGCCGAGAAGGAATGGCTTCTCGAACTGGGATCTTCGGGCGTCGATCAAGTGAGCCTTTATACGGATGATGGCGAAGGAGGATTTACGGTCGAGCAGGCAGGCCAGGAAATCGGCTCGGAAATCATCCACAGGACGGCAGTTTTCCCGATAGCGCCGCCCGCAGGCGAATCGGCCGTTTACTGGATGCGCGTCGAATCTTCTGCGCCGATTCAATTGCCGGTGACCGTTTGGGATCGAGAGGCATTTGAGAGCCAGACCAGGCAGCAGGTCGCGTTTGTCGGTGTGCTTGGCGGGCTTGGGTTAATGTTCTTGTTCTATTATATTCACCGTTTCACCGTAATTCGGCAGCGCGCCTACTTGTATTTCGTTATTTATGCCATTACGGCGTTTTTCCTCTTTTCTTCCGCAGCCGGCTTGAGTTTGGATGTGATCTGGCCAGAGCTGGATTTATGGAATGGGCACAGCGTGTTCTTCATGGTCGGGCTGGCAGCGCTTTCGGTAACGCTGCTGACGGAAGGTTTATTGAATACGAAACGCCATTTGCCTGAAACGGACCGCATGATCAAGTCGCTGCTCATATTCAATGCAGTGGTGTTGACTACTTTATTCATTTCGCTCGAATGGGCGAGGCTCTTGGTCGTGCTGGCACTCAGCTCTACACTGGCTGTTAGCTTGTTATTGGCGGCTTATGGCATGAAAAGGGGATTGGTGCATGCCCGTTATTATGCGGTATCCTTAATTTTCTTTTCAGTTGCAGCCGCTTTAAACGCCTTTTATGTTTCGGGAATTTTGCCGATCACGATGGCAGCACAAGGTTTGATTTTCTTCTTGGGAATCTTTGCAGTCCTGTTCGCTGCATTAGCGCTCCGGGATAAAGAGAAAATCAGGGAACAGGAAAGGCTCCAGCGTGAGCGCAATTCTACTGAACGGCAGCGCATTGAAATCGAACGGCTCCGGCAAGTCAATGAACGCAAAGATGAATTGCTGGCCATTACTTCCCATAGCTTGCGGACGCCGCTGTATGGAATGGTCGGAATTGCGGAATCTCTTCAGGAATCCTCCTATAGCAAAATGCCTCATTCCGTTATCCAGCAATTGGAGACGATTTCTGAAAGCGGCAAAAAGCTGGCACGGATGATCAATGAAACATTGGATTTTTCCGGGCCGAAACATCATATGCTGTCGTTGCATCTGGAAAAAGTGAAACTTCCGGCCATCGCGGATTCAGTCATCCGCTTATGCACCCCTTTGCTAAAGTCGAGTGAAGTCAACTTGAAGCATACAATCCCCGCTGATTTCCCGGAAGTAATCGCCGATCCGGAACGGGTGCGCCAAGTACTTTATAATCTTGTCGGCAATGCGGTGGAGCATACAGATAGTGGAGAAATCATCATTACTGCAAAAATCATCAAAAAACAAGTCGCCATCACGGTCAAAGATACGGGAAGCGGAATGGAAGAACAGCAGCTGGATAGCTTGTTTGACCCGATCGGTACTTCGACGACCCCTCATCTGGGCATCGGGATGGGCCTGAAAATTACCAAAAGGCTGGTGGAAATGCAGGGTGGCTGGCTGAAGGCAGAATCGGCCATTGGCAAAGGCTCTTCTTTTACCTTCACACTGCCGCTTACAGAAGAACAGGAACTGGAAACTGTGTCGCCGACAGAAATCAGGGAACTGACAGCTTCGCAGCTGGCAGACTCATTGATCAAAGAAAAGAACGTCAAAAAAGGATTGCGCATTCTCGTCGTGGAGGCGGAAGAAGTCAACCGCTTGATGCTGGTCCATCAGCTCAAAGGAGAAGGCTATAAAGCGGAAGGCGTTAGTTGCGGCGAAGAAGCGCTTGTGCATTTAGAGAACCGGCCGGCGGATTTGGTCATTCTCGATGACGAGCTTCCGGATATGGCAGGGGATGAATTATGCCGCCGCATCCGGGTCAATGCGACTTTGACGGAATTACCCATTTTGATGCTGTCCGATAAAGAAGGGGTCAGGGAAAAGACCAACGCGTTCAGCGCAGGGGCCAACGATTATTTGGTGAAACCATGCGATGTCGAAGAGTTTCTCATGAGGGTGGAAACGCTTGCCACGCTTCGCAGCATGACACAGGAAATCACCAATTTGAATTTCTTCCTTGAACGCAATGTCAAAGAGCGGACGATGGCTTTGGAGATCACCAACATGAACTTGTTGACGGTGAACGACGAAATCCAGGAAGTCGAAAAATCGCGCAATGAGATGCTATCAGCGATTTCACATGAACTGGGTACGCCAATTACCTTGATCCATAGCTATATACAAGCCGTGAAGGAAAGCTTGATTGAAGAGAACAATCCCCGTTATTTGGATATGATCCATAAAAAACTCCTATTGCTGGAGCGCTTGACGGAAGATCTGGTCGAACTGTCAAAATACAAATCAGGCAATATGACGCTGCGTTTCGCGGAGCTGAAATTGGATGAGTGGCTGGAGCGGATTGCGGCGTCAATGGAAGCAGATCTTGCGCAAAGCGGCAGGCGCTTCCGTTTCGAAAGGCCGAGCGGAAAAGAACGGCCAGCGGATTGGCGGCTTTTGGTCGATGTGGACCGTGTTGATCAAGTTTTCTCGAATTTATTGTGGAACGCGGTCAAGCACACGTCGCCGGAAGAAGGGCGCATCACCTTGTCCGCAAGCATCCGGGCAAGCGCGAATATACTCGATGAAACGGAAGCGGATGGCGAGTTGATCATCCGTGTGGAAGATAATGGATGCGGCATCCAAAAAGAAGCCTTGCCGCATATATTCGACCGGTTCTTCAAAATCGATGAATCGATCCATTATAAAGGAAGCGGGCTCGGCCTTGCGATTGCCAAGGAAATCATCCAATCGCATAAAGGCGAAATCTGGGCGGAAAGCGAAGAAGGCGCAGGCAGCACATTCATCATTGCCCTGCCCTTGAGATACTAA
- a CDS encoding diguanylate cyclase domain-containing protein — MGSKPERLALERVLLEGVEEMIFIVRVEKDAWVYEFINEAVKANTQMDDSDLGKAFREVHEPEIAQRLIHFYEKALTVGTSIFYEDSYYAPTGELRYSKSRLTPMFDDSGQCSHIVSVVNDVTEEKLAKHSREEALSRLEESNAKYRSLFESNGDAVFTLTLDGQINGGNRMARTLIQRPISELAGRDFCELVEPAERMRSKEIFEEASTGLYKDHRLSLQSKDGKAIGCLVKFIPISVQGKVTGYYMMAKNMTELDRLVSKYLESEKNFRVIAENVYDVVVLMNKQKEYLYVSPSSQEIFGIASEETVKQKPFFNVHPDDLALVDQQFQEAVQQAGPYSLQLRFDHPGRGWIWGEMNGTPVYDEEGAFSHMVMIVRDISVQKKYEAQLEYYAFHDSLTGLPNRRYFQEYSRNKLKNQEQAEGKIALAVLDLDDFKRINDDYGHDFGDMVLREFAVRLAKLEKAGYVAARMGGDEFVVILEGVATDSEALAAAEKIRTELTGDWTIQGNPIPVNFSLGAAVALSAEESISSILRRADKAMYQAKGNEIDTIKILQP, encoded by the coding sequence ATGGGGAGCAAGCCTGAACGATTGGCATTGGAGCGTGTATTGCTTGAAGGAGTAGAGGAAATGATTTTTATTGTCCGTGTTGAGAAGGATGCCTGGGTTTACGAATTTATCAATGAGGCGGTTAAAGCCAATACGCAGATGGATGACTCCGATCTTGGGAAGGCATTCCGGGAAGTGCACGAACCAGAAATTGCACAGCGGCTGATTCATTTTTATGAAAAGGCCTTAACGGTGGGGACGAGCATTTTCTATGAAGATTCCTATTACGCCCCGACCGGCGAACTGCGTTATTCAAAATCTCGTTTAACGCCGATGTTCGATGATTCTGGGCAGTGCAGCCATATTGTCAGTGTGGTCAATGATGTGACGGAGGAAAAGCTGGCGAAGCATTCACGCGAAGAAGCGCTTAGCCGGCTTGAGGAAAGCAATGCCAAATACCGCTCTTTGTTTGAAAGCAACGGCGATGCGGTGTTCACTTTGACCTTGGATGGGCAGATCAATGGCGGGAACCGGATGGCCAGGACGCTCATCCAGCGGCCGATCAGTGAATTGGCTGGAAGGGATTTCTGTGAATTGGTCGAGCCGGCTGAGCGCATGAGGTCGAAAGAAATCTTTGAGGAAGCTTCCACAGGCCTCTACAAAGACCACCGGCTGAGCCTGCAATCGAAGGATGGGAAAGCTATCGGGTGTTTAGTGAAATTCATCCCGATCAGCGTCCAAGGCAAAGTAACGGGCTATTATATGATGGCGAAAAACATGACCGAGTTGGATAGGCTGGTCAGCAAATATTTGGAAAGTGAGAAAAATTTCAGGGTGATCGCCGAAAATGTTTACGATGTAGTGGTCTTGATGAACAAGCAGAAGGAGTATTTATATGTATCCCCATCGAGCCAGGAGATTTTCGGCATTGCATCCGAAGAAACAGTTAAGCAAAAACCGTTCTTTAACGTGCATCCAGACGATTTAGCGCTTGTGGATCAGCAGTTTCAGGAGGCAGTGCAACAGGCGGGCCCGTACTCCTTGCAGCTGCGCTTCGATCATCCGGGGCGTGGCTGGATTTGGGGGGAGATGAATGGGACCCCTGTCTACGATGAGGAAGGCGCATTCTCTCATATGGTCATGATTGTCCGTGATATTTCAGTTCAGAAGAAATACGAAGCCCAATTGGAATATTATGCATTCCATGATTCGTTAACCGGGCTGCCGAATCGCCGCTATTTCCAGGAATATAGCCGCAACAAACTGAAAAATCAGGAGCAAGCAGAAGGGAAAATAGCCTTGGCTGTGTTGGATCTCGATGATTTCAAGCGCATTAATGATGATTATGGACATGATTTCGGGGACATGGTTTTGAGGGAATTTGCAGTTCGCTTAGCTAAGTTGGAGAAGGCAGGTTATGTTGCTGCCAGAATGGGCGGTGATGAATTCGTCGTAATTCTGGAAGGTGTGGCCACTGATTCAGAGGCGCTAGCAGCTGCTGAAAAAATCCGTACTGAGCTTACAGGAGACTGGACCATCCAAGGCAATCCCATCCCGGTCAATTTCAGCTTAGGGGCAGCTGTAGCCTTATCCGCAGAGGAAAGCATTTCCTCTATTTTAAGGCGGGCGGATAAGGCGATGTACCAAGCAAAAGGAAACGAAATCGATACAATTAAAATATTGCAGCCGTAA